Below is a genomic region from Pleurocapsa sp. PCC 7319.
AAATTTTTAGTTTTAAATACCAAAGCAGATTGGGAACTAGGTGAACCAAGCAATCTGACTGTTGATGATAAAGGAATACGAATCAAATCTGGTTTGCAGTTTGTCCCCCAGCATCTGCTCAATCGCTTTCCAATTGTGGACTTTGCCGTAGGCGACTTGACCCAAGTTTATTTACTCGATGCCCAAAATCGGCGAATCGTCCTGTTTGATTCGCGGCAAAACTATTACGAATCAATCGATCTTCTGCAAGATTTAGTTCAACGTCCTACCTATATCGCCTATAGTCCTGCAACTGTCTACGTTGCCGATGAATTTAGCCCCTCAAATCAAACTCGTATTTATGCCTTTGCTCAAAGAGATAATTGGCAAGTACGCTGGATAGTGACGCTTCCTGTTGGGCTTAAACCAGTCGCAATGGTGGCAGATCGCGAAGGGAACTTATATGTTTTATTAAATATTGGCGAACAGTTAATTGTTAAGTACAATGCTGCGGGACAACAAATACCGACAACGGAATTCACCAGAGACAACCTAAGCGACCCTCAAGCAATGGCGATCGCTTCTAATGGCAATCTCTACGTTCTGACTGCTGAAGCGATAGTAAAGTTCAAGCCCGATAACGATCATGCCTATACCTGCGCCATTATTGGTTTAGAAGAACTAATTTCTAGAGGTATACAACCTTCTGGATTAACTATAGATTCTAACGAGAATCTCTATATTGGCGATCGCCGTAACCGAAATATAGCAGAAGAGGAAGAACGATTTATTTTTCGTCTCGACCCATCGGAAAAAACCACCCAACCAATTATGGGATATCGGGGTGTGGTGACTAAACTTATTTTAGATTCGACAAATCATTTAGTTGTTTTCAATTCCCAACGACAAGAAATCAGAATTTTACAGGGAGAAAAGCAATTTTTACGAACTCCGTTGCAAAAACTACCTAGAGGAGAATTCACTTCTCAAGTTCTCGACAGCACCAAATTGGGACAATGTTGGCACAAAATTGTTTTAGATGCCGAGATTCCAGATAATACTCAAATAAAAGTTTATTATGCCAGTAGCGATGAATTAACTAGCGATCGTTCTTGGTCAGAACCGATAATTAATCCCCAAGATGCTCTATTCAGGGAAGCAACAGGGCGTTATCTTTATTTAAAAATAGAATTAATCGGCAACGATTGGCACACGCCGACAATTAGAAGCTTGAGGGTATATTTTCCTCGTCTTTCTTATCTGCGCTATTTACCTGCTGTCTATCAAGAAGACGAAACCAGTCGCGATTTTCTCGAACGTTTTCTCTCTATTTTTGAAACCTATTTTAATAACATAGAAACGCAGATCGATCAGGTCGGACGTTATTTTGATGCTGAAGTAGTTCCCTCGAACTTCTTACCCTGGCTGGCTAGCTGGATGGCGATCGCTGTAGATGAAAATTGGACGGATAGCCAACTGCGTCAACTAATTCAAAAAGCCCCTTACCTTTACCGTCAGCGCGGTACGAGAGAAGGTATTGCTGCTACGGTGGAAATTTTAACGGGTTCTCCTCCTTTAATCGTCGAGTCATTTCAACAGACAGATCGCGAAGAATCAAACCAGAATAACCCTTTCCGTTTTTGGGTTTTACTCGCTCCTGCCGATCTCGATAACAAAGGACTGCAAAGCATACAACGCCAAATCGAAGCCGAAAAACCCGCCCATACAGAAGCCGTTCTTAAAGTCTTACCACCTTGGACTGCTTTAAATCGGCAAAGCTATCTAGGAGTCAACTCTCGCATTCTCGATCCTGCTTTGCGTCTCGATCGCGGTGCAGTAATTTCTCAAGATAGCATTCTAACCGATCCAGAGGAATATGGGCAGGTCGGTAGGCGAGCGAGATTGGAATTAGACACGGTAATTAATTAGGGGATAGGGGTTAAATCGATTAAAACCAATTAAAATTTACAACCCAAAACCCAAAACCCAACACCCGACCCCCAATAATCAATAACCAACAGAGGAAGCAATCATCATGAAAAATAGTAATGGATACTCGATATCATCTTTCGAGCGCAACAAATATTTTTACAGCAAACTGCTAACGGTTCGCGACTTTGAACTCGAACAAAAATATGGCATTGAAAAGAACCACCTGATTAATCGCTTGATTTTAGGGGAAGGTATTGTTTGTGGTTTAGAAATTGAATTAGATCAACAAACAGAACCAGATGTTTTAAGCGTTACCCTCACTCCAGGGGTAGCTTTAGATCGCAATGGCAGAGAAATTGTCGTCGGTAAAACTATATCCGAACCATTGGAAATTAAATCTTCCGAGACGCAATATATTTATATTGAATATCAAGAACACGATCGCGAACCCATTGCAGACATAGCTAATGGTACTTCTGAAGAATCAGGCGATCGCTATAATCGAGTTTTGGAAAGTTTTCATCTTTTCTTGAGTTCGGAAGCACCTCCAGAATTAGAATCCAAGTCAGACTTAACTTTAGAATCTTTAGAATCTCTAGACCAACTGGTACGAGAATATTACGATCGCTCTTTAAAAACTGGTTCTCATAATAAATACGAACACATACCCTTAGCAGTCGTAGATATTACTGACAATAAACCCGTTCTCAACGAGGAAGAAACTCAAAAAGTACGCCCTATCCTCCGCAGCAACCCCATGCTGTACGATCTTTTAGAGCGAGTTTACGATCTGACTCAACAGGCGATCGATCTTCCTCAAATCGATGCTAATAGCTTTACTTCCTCCGATGAAAGTATCAAAATCACTCCCACCGAAGAACCCAAAGGATTTGACTTTACCCTAGCATCTGAGACAGAGCGATCGCATAATAAGATGTTTACAGGGAAAAGAGTCCTAGAGTTGACCACAGAGGAAAATTTACCCCCAGGTACTCTCCAACCCGTTACCGTTCGGATCGACGAACTAGCAGAAAAAGAACCCTTCACGGTAATTTTAGCTCCCCAACTTCCTGCCACTATTCCCCCTGTTTTCACTCCCACTTTAGGAGAGCAAGATGGGGATGGGCTGCGTTTTGCCTTTGGTTCTCATCCCGAACTACCCCGTAGCTATGTGGCATATGTACCCCAACCCTACAATAAAACCTTTGAAATTCATGGTTGCGATCGCAATCTCAGCGAACTCAATCTTAAGCAGGTAGAAGTAGTTTACTGGGTTATGGCAGGGGTAAAAGAACCTTCTTTAAAAGACAGAATTTTAGAGCTTCTAGCCAATAACCCCGAAGGAATGGGCATTGGCTTAATCGGTAGAGAATTAGATGTCGAACGTTCTATTTTACAGGAAGAACTAACTCAATTAATGGATAACGAACTAATTCGACGCAACAACGGCACTAATGGTAAATATTTCTTAGTTTAAGCCGTTTTTTAACTCCGAACTCCTCATTCCGAATTCCCAACTCAAAGCCATGCACGCAGCAAAACTCAAAACCGCCAATAAAAAGTCTCCATCAACTCCGAAAAAAGATAGATCGAGTCCCGCTAAAAGTAATCCACTATTACAGCAAGTCTTGCGGATGGGCAATACTCCTAATCCCAAAGAACACGCTGCTGTTTTAAAGCGCGCCCCAGCAAATCAGCAAGCTTCTAAGCAGCAATTATTGTTACTGCTACAGCAAAAATATGGCAATAATTATGTGAATCAGGTGATGCAGTTAACACAGCCTAATGGTGGAGAAACAAAAGCATCGCCAACTCAGAAGCCTGTAGTTCAGGCAAAGTTAACGGTTAATCCAGCAGGGGATAAATACGAACAAGAGGCGGATCGGGTAGCGGATAATGTAGTGCAGCGTATGAATGAACCTGCTACTGGGGATGATCGGGACAAAATTCAGCATCAGGAAATGTCTCCGCAGAAGAATAAGGAGGAAGAGAAAACTGCCCAAACTAAACCAGAGATTACCTCTCTTCAACGTCAGGCAATGAACTCTGATATGGAGCAGGAGGAGGATAAAACTGCTCAGACTAAATCCGAACAACAGGAGGAGTCAAAAGAAGAGGAAGAGAAAACTGCTCAAACCAAGCCAGAAATTAGTTCCCTTCAACGTCAGGAAATGAACTCTGACATGGAGCAAGAGGAGGATAAAACTGCTCAGACTAAATCCGAACCTCAAGAGGAGTCACAAGAAGAGGAAGAGCAAACTGCTCAAACCAAGCCAGAAATTACTTCTCTTCAACGTCAAGAAGTGAACTCTGACATGGAGCAAGAGGAGGATAAAACTGCTCAGACTAAATCCGAACCTCAAGAGGAGTCACAAGAAGAGGAAGAGCAAACTGCCCAAACCAAGCCAGAAATTACTTCTCTTCAACGTCAGGAAATGAACTCTGACATGGAGCAAGAGGAGGATAAAACTGCTCAGACTAAATCCGAACCTCAAGAGGAGTCACAAGAAGAGGAAGAGAAAACTGCTCAAACTAAACCTGAAATTACCTCTCTTCAACGTCAGGAAATGAACTCTGACATGGAGCAAGAGGAGGATAAAACTGCTCAGACTAAACCCGAACCTCAGGAGACAACTTCTGAGGATAAAGAGGAGAGAACTGTTCAAACTAAACCTCAGTCCAATGCTAAAAAACAGCAATTAATGGCTCAGGAAAAACAGTCACAAGCTAAAAATCAGGACGAACAAGAAAATAAACTCCTCGTCCAAATGAAGTCGGCAACAAAATCTCGGAGTAAAAAGGTTGCTCCAGCAGATTTAGAATCCTCGGTACAGAAAGAAAAAGGAAGAGGACAACCTATTAGCGATAAGGTTCGCGGAAAGTTAGAGCAAGGATTTGGTGCTGACTTTAGTGATGTCAGAATACACACAGACACTCAATCCGATCGCCTCAATCAATCTATTCAAGCTCGTGCTTTTACCACAGAACAGGATATTTTCTTCCGCCAGGGAGCTTACGATCCTAGCAGCAAACAAGGACAACAATTACTCGCTCATGAATTAACTCATGTTGTCCAGCAAAGTGGTGGTGCAGTTCAGGCAAAATCAGATGTCAACCAGGCAGCAGACAATCAAATACAAACAAAAATATCTTCTGCTCCATCTTCTGTATCTCAACCAAAAATTCAGCGTAAGGAAAACCCAGATGAAAAAACCGATCTAGAGCAGCAACCAGAACCCAGCCAACCAGAGCAAAAAGCTGACGCAGGTACAGCAGAACAGCCTCAACCGCCAGCAGATAGTAACCCTGAAGCCAACCAGCCTCCAGCCGATAGCGGTACGCCCAATCAACCACCAGCAGCATCAGACGAATCGGGTTCTAATCCCCAAGCAACATCTGAAACTAGAGATAGTAAAGATAGTAAGGATGAAAAAGCTCCCACTTCTTCAGAAGACGATCCGGCATTCCAAGAAGTTGTTAATGCCACTCAAGAATTAGCCACCCAACAGCAAGAACACCCACCAGGAACAGAAAAAGCAGATGAAGCCCAAGCAGCAGCAGAACCTCCTACTAATGAAGTAGAAAGTAAGGCTCAAGCTAACCAAGTTGAGGAGATGCAACAGGCTGAAACCCCTGAATTTGATGCGGGTGCTTTAAAAGAAAAACTGATGGAGCGTATTGCTGATATAACTCCCAAAACCTTGGAAGAAGCTGAAGATTTTAAGAATAATAACCAATTGGATTCGGTTAAGGGTGAGTTAAACGATAACGTCAAACAGGAAAAAGATGCTTCTCAAGGTCAGTTGGAAGAGAAGACCGAGGAAACCCCTGACACTAGCGGAATCGAGCCAAAACCAGTAGAAGCACTACCACAACAAGACTCAGAAAAAGCTCCTAAAGATACCAATGCTCAAAAGGCTGCACCTAAGCCCAAGGGAGAAAGTGAAGTAGAAGCTCCCCTCCAAGAAGATAGTCAAAAACTTGACCAGCAATTAGCTGAAAATAATGTTACCGAGGAGCAATTACAGAAATCCAACGAACCAGAATTCCAAGCAGCACTCGACTCCAAGCAAGAAGCCCAAACCCACGCAGAACAAGCACCTCCTAAATATCGCCGTTCCGAGCAAGACCTAATCGCAAAGGCGGAAGCAACGGCTGTAGCTACAGCGAAAGAAAAGAGTCAGGGAATGCAAGATGTGCGTACCCAACAGTTCGATGGAGTGAGACAACAACAGGAAGGAACTAAGGGTAAGGACGAGGAAGCACGGGCTAAAATTGCGAATGACATTAATCAAATTTACGAAGATACCAAAACCGAAGTTGAGACTATCCTCAGTGATTTAGATACCAAAGTCATACAAGCATTTGATGAGGGAGCGAATGAGGCTAAAAAAGCCTTTGAGGATTATGTTGGCGATCGCATGGAAAAATATAAGGAGGAGCGATATGGGGAATGGTGGGAGTTCTGGAATTGGGACGAACGAATTGGAGACGCGGTATTTGGATTGCCAGATGAAGTAAATGTCTTTTATGAAGAAGGTCGGGATCTTTTCATCGATCGCATGGATGGAGTTATCGATAATGTAGTTCAGATTATGAGCGAAGGGCTGACAGCAGCCAAGACAGAAATTAATAATGGTAAAAAAGAAGTCCAGAACTATGTTGACCAACTACCCGATGACTTAAAAGCTGTGGGTCAGGAAGCAGCAACAGAGGTAGAAGGCAAATTCGACGAGTTAGAGCAAAGCGTTAATAATAAACAAGATGAGCTAATTAATACATTAGCGAATAAGTATCAGGAAAATCTCGATGCTGTTGATGCTCGCATCGAAGAAATGAAGGAGGCTAATAAGGGTCTGCTTCAAAAAGCGATCGAGTTCATTATAGATGTAGTTGGACAAATTCTCGAAATGTTTCAACTGCTGATGCAAGTTTTAGCGCGAGTCGCTCATGTGGTTGGACAAATTCTCCTAGACCCGATTGGTTTCTTGGGCAATTTAATTGAAGGTCTTACACAAGGATTTGCAAACTTTATCACGAATATACAGAAACATCTCCAGCAGGGACTAATTAGCTGGCTGACTGGTACTATGGCAAGCGCGGGTATCGAAATGCCAGAAACCTTCGATCTACCAGGTATCTTTAGCTTGGTGGTACAGCTTTTAGGTTTCACCCCCGAAACAATTGAAGAACGGGTAATGGAACGAGCAGAAGGGGGAGAGCAGGATCGATCTAGTCCATCTCCACAAAAATCTGGACAGACAAAGGGAAGCAATAAATCGGGAAGCCAAAACAAAACCGAACAAACCCAAAAAACTGGCAACGCAGAACAGGATAAGACTGCCAATGCTCCCTCCTCCGAGCAATCCACGGCGGATAACCGCAGCATGGAAAATAATAACCAGGCAGACGCAGGTATAGATGTACTCAACATCTTATCTACTCAAGGAATAATTGGGTTGTGGGAGGTAGTTCAAGATAAAGTTGGCGACATCAAAGCAATGGTATTCGACCAAATCCAGGATTTCTTAATCGAAACGGTTATTAAAGCGGGAATAGAGTGGATTATCAGCATATTTGTCCCAGGAGCAGGATTCATTAAGGCTTGTAAGGCAATTTTCCAAATTATCAAGTTCTTTATCGAGCGTGCTAAAGAGATTATCGATTTAATTAACGCGGTTCTCGATTCGGTTGAAGCGATTGTTAAGGGGGCAATTGGTGAAGCAGCGAAGAAAGTTGAAGAGGCTTTAGCAAAATCCATACCATTGGTGATTGAACTTTTGGCTAATCTCTTGGGCTTGGGCGGTCTTGCCGATAAGGTGCAAGAAATTATTGAGAAGGTGCGCGCAACAATTGAAAAAGCTATTGATTGGGTAATTGAACAGGGTGCTAAAGCTGCGAGAAAAGTTGGTAATAAGGTTAAGGATAGTAAGTTCGGTCAAAAACGGGACGGTGCTGTAGAGTCGCCGAAGCATAAGGGGGATGTTACAAGCCGTGGGGCTGGTGATAAGAAAGATACTAGCAGGAATAAGTATGACGAGAAGAGACGAACAGAGAAGGATAAGTTTGGTAAGGATAGGCACAAAGGCAAAGATAAGCCTGATGAGAGGACTAGGAGTGAACAACGTAAGGACAACAAGGATAAGGAAACTAAAGACGGCAAATCTGATAAGCGAACCATGCAGGAGAAGCAAAATGACCTTCGTAAAGCTGTAGCCGAAGCCGAGCAGGTTATGAAGAAACCAGAAGCAACACCTGAGATTGTTAAAGCAAAACTGCCAAATATTAAATCTAAGTATCGACTCAAATCAGCGAAACTATTAAAGGATAAGAACAAAGGCTACTATGTACAAGTTGAAATTAATCCTGTAGGGGAGACGATAAAAACTTGGTTTAGGCTTGATGAACGTCAAAAATTTAATAGAGAAAAATTTCAATTAAGAAATTGGACACCTTCTACTGGAAATGGGAAATTTGATGCAGATTACAATCCCAAAACCGGGAAGTTGAAAATTACAATAAAAGTTCATTTTAATTTTAAGGATAGCGATGCTTATACCAAAGTAGCAATTAATCCCCAAGAAACGAAGTGGACAAAAAAAGGCAAACAGGAGTGGGGTAAGAGCTTTGAAGAAGCAGTTCTATCAAAGTGGAGCAAAATCAATCACATTACTTGTAACAAACCAGGCTTTGATGACATTGTTGTAAAGCCCAAGTTTAATATTAAGCAAGTAAAAGAAAGTAAGGCTGACTGGAAAATCGATGTAACAAAAGCCTTTATGGAGAAAGGAAAAAACCCTCGTATGCGTGCAGGAGGAGCTTCAGGTGTAGAAGCATCTAAGATAACGGGTATGTTTCAAGAATTTGACACTCAAGATAAGATTAAAAACCCTCATCTTGTTGAGCAGGAATACACGACAAATATTATTCCAGCTTATGAGCGTGATAGAGAACGACTAAGTAAGCGGTTGTCTAATCTTGATAATTTTAAGTTTAAGACAGGGAAAAATGAACTTTTTAAAGAATCAGAATCTCGATTAATTATAACCGCTAAAAGTCTTTCTGAACTCCGCAAAGACAGTTACCTTGCCGACTTGCACCCTTTAATTGTTGAATTTGCTCAATCAGATTCGCCTGTTAAAGAACGCTTTGATACTATCAAAAATACACTTAAAAATAATGGTGTCAATAATGATATTAAATATATAAAAACTTCAACTTCTATATCTCCTGACGAGGCAAAAATTAAGCCTAAAGATGATCCAGATACTATCAAGCAAGATTACAAAAAGAATTGGAGCCGTAATACCGCAGCCCATGAGTTTGGTCATATGATTGGTCTGCTGGATGAATACTTTCCTGCTGTAGCACCTAGCTTGATAGAAAACATGAAAAAAGAAGGAGTTATCGAATCCTCAGAAGGTAATGTATCTGAACATGCTAAACAGAGGGAACACAATCAGAAAGATAAGCAAGCAGCTTATACTAAGTTACTTGATGAAACTGGATTAAGAACACCTACTTGGGCACGTCCTAGTGCTAACAAAGATGAGAAAAGTACTAGTTTAATGAGCGGTGGCTTTGAGCTATTGAAACAACATTCTGTGACTATTTGGGAAGCTTTGACGGAAATGACTAAAAAATATGTTAACAAAGAAAACTGGAAACTTTAGTAAAGATCATTTGACGATAAATTCCATTTAAGTAGGAAAATTATATGACAGCACAAACTAAAAGTCATCTCTTAAAGGGCGAACTAATACTAAATGACTCATTTAAATCTCCCCTCACTATTCACGAATTGGTCTTATGTTTAACCAAAAAAGACGACACAATCGTCGAATGTCGCCTTACCTTCCAAGTAGATCCCAAACTCTACAAACGCATCGATAAAGAAGCCTTATTCAATCTCAAACCAGAAGCCCGCAACTCTTCCGCTCAAAAATTCCTCCCCCAACCCGACATCAAAATCGAAACCACTCTCAAACCCGACTTACTCCCCCAACTGCAAGAACACGCCACCAATAATGATGAAGCAACAACCTACCTCCTCAACTTAAACCAACAACAACCCGAACACCTCTTACTATCTACAGAAAGTTGGCTGGCTTTATCAGTTACCCAACAACAAGACTCAGGGGAAATCGGCTATCGTACCCTTTGGTCTTATGTTAGCCCTACGGCGATCGCCCAAGCCTCCACTTCCACCGAAGAAATCTCCCAAGCAATAGTTAACTTCTTTACCGACTGGGCAGAAATTAACCTATCTGCCAGAACCCAAAAAGCTGCTGACCAAATGCTTGAGGGCATCAATAATCTTGTCACCCAAATAGCCGATATCGATATGAATGCGATCGCTCAAGA
It encodes:
- a CDS encoding YbjN domain-containing protein, yielding MTAQTKSHLLKGELILNDSFKSPLTIHELVLCLTKKDDTIVECRLTFQVDPKLYKRIDKEALFNLKPEARNSSAQKFLPQPDIKIETTLKPDLLPQLQEHATNNDEATTYLLNLNQQQPEHLLLSTESWLALSVTQQQDSGEIGYRTLWSYVSPTAIAQASTSTEEISQAIVNFFTDWAEINLSARTQKAADQMLEGINNLVTQIADIDMNAIAQEIETRSKSIPQEGQIYREMVDFFQQENWFFVPIPQEPVVQMAFQGDSGKWTCYARARDKQQQFIFYSLCPVNAPENKRQAIAEFVARANYGIILGNFELDFTDGEIRYKTSIDVGSDKLTHELIKQVVYTNVMTMDKYQLGIMSVIYSDVSPEDAIKQVEG
- a CDS encoding DUF4157 domain-containing protein, with the protein product MHAAKLKTANKKSPSTPKKDRSSPAKSNPLLQQVLRMGNTPNPKEHAAVLKRAPANQQASKQQLLLLLQQKYGNNYVNQVMQLTQPNGGETKASPTQKPVVQAKLTVNPAGDKYEQEADRVADNVVQRMNEPATGDDRDKIQHQEMSPQKNKEEEKTAQTKPEITSLQRQAMNSDMEQEEDKTAQTKSEQQEESKEEEEKTAQTKPEISSLQRQEMNSDMEQEEDKTAQTKSEPQEESQEEEEQTAQTKPEITSLQRQEVNSDMEQEEDKTAQTKSEPQEESQEEEEQTAQTKPEITSLQRQEMNSDMEQEEDKTAQTKSEPQEESQEEEEKTAQTKPEITSLQRQEMNSDMEQEEDKTAQTKPEPQETTSEDKEERTVQTKPQSNAKKQQLMAQEKQSQAKNQDEQENKLLVQMKSATKSRSKKVAPADLESSVQKEKGRGQPISDKVRGKLEQGFGADFSDVRIHTDTQSDRLNQSIQARAFTTEQDIFFRQGAYDPSSKQGQQLLAHELTHVVQQSGGAVQAKSDVNQAADNQIQTKISSAPSSVSQPKIQRKENPDEKTDLEQQPEPSQPEQKADAGTAEQPQPPADSNPEANQPPADSGTPNQPPAASDESGSNPQATSETRDSKDSKDEKAPTSSEDDPAFQEVVNATQELATQQQEHPPGTEKADEAQAAAEPPTNEVESKAQANQVEEMQQAETPEFDAGALKEKLMERIADITPKTLEEAEDFKNNNQLDSVKGELNDNVKQEKDASQGQLEEKTEETPDTSGIEPKPVEALPQQDSEKAPKDTNAQKAAPKPKGESEVEAPLQEDSQKLDQQLAENNVTEEQLQKSNEPEFQAALDSKQEAQTHAEQAPPKYRRSEQDLIAKAEATAVATAKEKSQGMQDVRTQQFDGVRQQQEGTKGKDEEARAKIANDINQIYEDTKTEVETILSDLDTKVIQAFDEGANEAKKAFEDYVGDRMEKYKEERYGEWWEFWNWDERIGDAVFGLPDEVNVFYEEGRDLFIDRMDGVIDNVVQIMSEGLTAAKTEINNGKKEVQNYVDQLPDDLKAVGQEAATEVEGKFDELEQSVNNKQDELINTLANKYQENLDAVDARIEEMKEANKGLLQKAIEFIIDVVGQILEMFQLLMQVLARVAHVVGQILLDPIGFLGNLIEGLTQGFANFITNIQKHLQQGLISWLTGTMASAGIEMPETFDLPGIFSLVVQLLGFTPETIEERVMERAEGGEQDRSSPSPQKSGQTKGSNKSGSQNKTEQTQKTGNAEQDKTANAPSSEQSTADNRSMENNNQADAGIDVLNILSTQGIIGLWEVVQDKVGDIKAMVFDQIQDFLIETVIKAGIEWIISIFVPGAGFIKACKAIFQIIKFFIERAKEIIDLINAVLDSVEAIVKGAIGEAAKKVEEALAKSIPLVIELLANLLGLGGLADKVQEIIEKVRATIEKAIDWVIEQGAKAARKVGNKVKDSKFGQKRDGAVESPKHKGDVTSRGAGDKKDTSRNKYDEKRRTEKDKFGKDRHKGKDKPDERTRSEQRKDNKDKETKDGKSDKRTMQEKQNDLRKAVAEAEQVMKKPEATPEIVKAKLPNIKSKYRLKSAKLLKDKNKGYYVQVEINPVGETIKTWFRLDERQKFNREKFQLRNWTPSTGNGKFDADYNPKTGKLKITIKVHFNFKDSDAYTKVAINPQETKWTKKGKQEWGKSFEEAVLSKWSKINHITCNKPGFDDIVVKPKFNIKQVKESKADWKIDVTKAFMEKGKNPRMRAGGASGVEASKITGMFQEFDTQDKIKNPHLVEQEYTTNIIPAYERDRERLSKRLSNLDNFKFKTGKNELFKESESRLIITAKSLSELRKDSYLADLHPLIVEFAQSDSPVKERFDTIKNTLKNNGVNNDIKYIKTSTSISPDEAKIKPKDDPDTIKQDYKKNWSRNTAAHEFGHMIGLLDEYFPAVAPSLIENMKKEGVIESSEGNVSEHAKQREHNQKDKQAAYTKLLDETGLRTPTWARPSANKDEKSTSLMSGGFELLKQHSVTIWEALTEMTKKYVNKENWKL
- a CDS encoding phage tail protein, whose translation is MKSPEFKFLVLNTKADWELGEPSNLTVDDKGIRIKSGLQFVPQHLLNRFPIVDFAVGDLTQVYLLDAQNRRIVLFDSRQNYYESIDLLQDLVQRPTYIAYSPATVYVADEFSPSNQTRIYAFAQRDNWQVRWIVTLPVGLKPVAMVADREGNLYVLLNIGEQLIVKYNAAGQQIPTTEFTRDNLSDPQAMAIASNGNLYVLTAEAIVKFKPDNDHAYTCAIIGLEELISRGIQPSGLTIDSNENLYIGDRRNRNIAEEEERFIFRLDPSEKTTQPIMGYRGVVTKLILDSTNHLVVFNSQRQEIRILQGEKQFLRTPLQKLPRGEFTSQVLDSTKLGQCWHKIVLDAEIPDNTQIKVYYASSDELTSDRSWSEPIINPQDALFREATGRYLYLKIELIGNDWHTPTIRSLRVYFPRLSYLRYLPAVYQEDETSRDFLERFLSIFETYFNNIETQIDQVGRYFDAEVVPSNFLPWLASWMAIAVDENWTDSQLRQLIQKAPYLYRQRGTREGIAATVEILTGSPPLIVESFQQTDREESNQNNPFRFWVLLAPADLDNKGLQSIQRQIEAEKPAHTEAVLKVLPPWTALNRQSYLGVNSRILDPALRLDRGAVISQDSILTDPEEYGQVGRRARLELDTVIN